The Poecile atricapillus isolate bPoeAtr1 chromosome 6, bPoeAtr1.hap1, whole genome shotgun sequence genome contains the following window.
TCCCAATTAATGACACCATTATGCAGTCCATGAAGGTCAGTCTCTGTTGCGAATGAAGAGAATTTCTGCTtctgaagggaaaatgggaatgtgCTGTATCTGAGACAAGATTTTTCTTGACTAAACTAGGACATTGTAGAAACAAAAAGGACATAAGTAAgggtatatttttaaatgaatgggCATAGATAGGACTAAAGTCAGGGAGGTAGCTTACTTTCTTGGAAGAAGTTTGGGGATCTGGAGCAGTGTGATGTGCCCCTACATCACAGCTACAGCAGAGAGGTAAGTCTGACTGGGatgaaaaagcagtgaaaaagagtaaaaaatgcACCCTCCTTTTAAATAATTACTAATTGTTAATATGCTTACTATCTCCAGGTAAATGTCACTGCAGTCTCACCACCTGGAGCTCCCTACATGAAGGACAACACATGCATCAATGTTGTTTCTGAGGTATGTGAATCTTCTTTCCTTTTAGAGCAGCTTAACACAAGCCTAAAGTCATTGCCCTATTACCTTACTCTGTCTCCTATTATTCTCTAAATTGGATTTTCAGGTGATCTATGATATAGAATATAGTGGCACAAGTGGAATTCAGAGTGTTTCTGTCCAGTTCAAAGTGAGCAACATCTCTGGGAACTCCAGatcctctctgcagcagcacttcACCATGCACTTCTGGGTTAGTATGCCTGTCCTCCCTGGAATTTTACCAAGTTTGTAGTCTGTAGCTTGCGACTCATTTTTGTACAGATGAGACCTGGAAAGGTTAGAGCAGTGTCACTGTGGTATAGTAGTAACAGAACCCTGGGGTGCAGGTGGTTGAAGACAGGAGGGGAGGCATTTCTGCTCTCAAGTAAACCATGCTAGTGGAAAAATTCAGGCTCAGCACAAGCATGCAGTCTTTCATTGCACAAATTTCAAGGAGCTGATTATTTTTATATGACTATTTTTGTTCTTGGTTTGGTGTTAGGTTTTAggtggttttttctttgtttgtttgtttgggggtttttggttgtttttttgagggtgggttttttggcttggttggtttggtttggggctttttggcgcttttttggtttgttttgtttgggggttttttgtttgggtttttgggggggcttggtttttggtttgttttgtttcgagttttggggtttttttatttttgggggggggtttgttgttcttggtttttgtttgtttgattgttgGGGTAGAAGGGAAGAAGATGAGGTAAGTCAGCAGAATGGCCTTGTGAAGGAAGGGGTTGAAACTAGGGCTGTATCTGACATGTTCAGTGTTTGTGAACGAAGTTACTAAATTTATTCCAGGTACTTACTGAAATTtgcctgtgcagcaggaaagaAAGTTACAAGAGGCCCTTGGTATACGGTGATTTAGAAGTGGAATGGTCCACTGAAAATCAGTCAAGGCAGGGTTTGTTCTGCAGTTCTTCTGTAAGAATTGCCATGActtgttgggaaggtagaattaaaaagaaattataaatatgactctgtagccagaaaggctaaggaagaaatacaaatgatagcacggtttgaataattcaaagaaaccgggctggtatgccagaacacattctttcctgcaataaaaccaagctgagacccctcatcccagccttataaggaaaggtctgaaggaccctgagataactaaaagTATGCAAAAAtagcgatttctataggttgcacacaaatgttactgtattagtatacttagaaagattggttagtgaaagaatagaatattcaaaggTATAgattatataagtaattgtaaaagagagtttGCTCTCTTGGTTCTCTTAGCTCTTAACTCTTGGTCTCTCTTGGTCTCTTTTGgttctcttgttttctcttgtctctCTTACTACGTTCTCTTGCTGTTCTTTCCTGTTcttctttatctcttttttccccggctctctcacttctgttctgttactctctttcttagcaatcttatGTCTTaaactcatgtattcatattttaccctcttttgtattgttccctcTGAGCCCGCTTTGAGCTttatctgctggctcatagcaggctccctctctctctctctatcccacgccctgaaataaacttctaacacCTAACTCGATTATAGAGGTCTTTGCCGTGTCTCAGACCATCCCCAGAAAGCGTTTCCTACAATGACTCATATGTTCATTTCCTCAGAGACAAATGTTGAACAATAGTAATTTATTGTATTGAGAGCTTTCCTGGTATTATCCACATTTCAGGATACTGACATTTAGTTTTTTACCTCCTGGACTGCAAATTAAATTGGCCAGGTAAGAAAGAGTCTTTGGAAACAAATAAGTAGTGTATAATAATCAGTCATTCAAAACACAgcttacatttacatttttggGAATGTGATTTTGCTCTTTGGAGATGAATGGATGTCACTGGTgttaatattttcctctttttctatttcttccctTTGCATCTTTGTAGACCAGGACTCTTTCTCATATGTTGCCTAGAAGTGGAAACCCTGGCTATATCACGGGAGCACCACTGTTGATTGCCAGCAGTGGTGTCATGAAACACGTATCCTTTTTCTGCTATGACTTTTTGTTTATCACTGGTTTTTTTTGATTTCTGGTACTGCACTATTTGGACTTTTATAGTGCCCTGATAGGGATAAGGAGGAGTATGGGGGTGAGTGGACTGTTAAATACAAGATGAGTGTTGTATGTTGTCTGTTTATACTTTAGTTTGGCTTCTTGATGTGCAGTCTGTCAGATGAGCATATTAAGGAGTGAAAGTGATGGAAGCTGTTCACGGTTCCTCAGACACACAGTACAATTTGGAAGGAATATGAGAACAGGCTGCAAAATCAGGTAACAACACACTCTGCAGTCGTCCTTTCTTACAGTTAGAAGTTGTGGACTCACTTAGCATGTGAGTCCCTGAGGTCACCAGTGGGTCTGTAAAGATCTTTCATATACTCCTAAGAGAACTTAAATATAGGAAAGATGGTCGACTGCTGGAATAATCTGAATATTGTGAAGGTCCTCTTGGACATTTTGAGGCTCTAGTCTGGCAGTATGTCTTGGGCAAGAGTAGAGCTGAGAAGTAAATCTTAAAAAGTGGTTGTTTTGATGATTTGGATTGTTCTTTTGACAGGGCAGGTGTAGGACCACTGATGCAATAAGATAGCTAAAGAGCTGCCAGTTTTCTTATTACCCTgccttatttttctcctttctcattGCGGAGAGGCTTGAAACTGCATCTGTTAATACCAGTACTTGTTTACTCATATAAGAGCAGAAGAAATACTTATTGCAAAGAAAGGATGTTGgtagtgttttgttttgttttttttttttgtcctagaAATCACTTTGTAAGAGGTgttgttttctcattttcagccTATCCCCAATACTGGAAGACAGTAACTGTAGTTACATGCAGCAAAAGTTATACGAGGCTTTTCAAGGGATGAACAGAGCAGGAGACTTTGCTGTAACTGGCAGTGCTCATTCAACCCAGGCAGAAGAGTGGATGACCATTCTGATTCAGAACTGCAGTGTGCAGGTAATATGAATGCAAAAAGAccatctgtaaatatttttcctttcatatcTTTGTGTTGACTCAGGGAGGTGGGGGTCTCTTGGACTTTTTGTTGTATAATGATCCTATGATTTGCAGGGATCTTGATACGTTTAAGCAGTCATTATGGTTCATATTATTAGAGtacttaacaaaaaaaaccactcaaaaCCCCCCAACAAATCCTGACAGATTTCCTATCTCTTGAATCCTATTCCTGCTATTTAAATGGGCAAAAAGAGTTAAATACTGAATCCAGTGTTCCATTATATAGTTTTCTGTCAGCCTTTTGGAACTGATAGTAGCTGGTTACTTCtgattaattattattataatcctttctgcttttccagattAGAGAATATTTTTGTAGGGCTATTTATATCCTATTATATTACCTAATAAGGTTAAAGTTTGTGAGCCAACTGTATTGTAATAATTGTTAATCTGTGGGGGGATGGCTAAGTGGAATGTGAAATCCAAGTGGTAAAGCTGAGACAAATTCTAATTGGAACTGAGATGGCAGTGACATGGATGTAGCTCCAGGATGTGTGGTTGACCTGACCAGAAGTTATGGAGTTAGTGCTGAAGTGATTCTGTGACCTATATTATCCAAAATATTAGACTTTGGCCATAATGGTCCTTTATTACTTTTCAAGCACTAGATTCAGTTGATTAAGTTATATTGTATTTTCAGGCTGTGAATTGCACTTCCTGTTGTATGGTTCCTGTGACCCTGGAGATACAGATATTGTGGACTAGAGTGGGCCTCCTGTCCAACCCACAAGCTCAAATACTGGGTGCACGGCATTTCTACCAGTGTCACCCCCTCAAGGTATGGAATTAAAAGCCCTCCCTCACACACAGAGGTAATTAAAGGGGGTTTGCAGTTTATTTAAGAACCAAGGAATCAAATGGTCTTGAAACTAAGTTGAGGTTTGTTGAATTTTAGCAGTTGTCTGGCTGCAATGGTAGCCTTCTGTAGAGGAAGGTTGTTTTGTGGTCTTTTCAGTGCTGTCCTGACTCAGTTGCATAACTGGAAAAGGTACTTTCTTTCCAACCCTAAACCACTTTCTGCCACTTAAGGACTCAGTCTTTAAACTTCCAGTTATGGTTGGTATAAAGCTGTAGTTAAAAACATTCAGTAACTCCATGTTTATTTAGTCGTCTCTTAAAGCCTTGATAGGAAATTTGAGTTGAGTAGTATTTCACAGATTCCACAGAATGCTGATAATCTGTGCAAGAAGATACTTCTCTTCCTCTAGAGATTCTGAAATCACCAACAGGTAGCTGAGGAAGTGACTAATGCTGATGGCGGCATATTTGGAGAGGAAGGCTGTAAGCCACAGAGAGGGtattcaaagccaggttggatggagttctgggcaacctggtctagttgaAGGCATCCTTGCTCATCGCAGAGGCTTGAACCTGggtgacctttaaaggtcccttccagcccagacCATTCTGTGACTGTGATGTCAGCAGGAATGTATCAGCTAAAACGTTCACAGAGGGCAGAGCAGCCTTTTTCAAGCGTGTGTCAGTCATTACTTTTTTTTGATGTCACATAGTCTTTTGGGCAGCAGATATATTTCAAGGCTTACACTTCTCTGTAAGGGCTTTAGGGGAAGCAGCTGATGCCTGCCTGGGCATCTTCATGGCTCTGAGGTATGACATGGAAAGTGTCTGTCTGATCTGTTAACACTGTTTGAACTTCAGGCTCaatttaaatgagattttacACTCTTGTTTGAATGCATCTCGTAGTGCCCCTTTGTTGTCCCTTCTTGCAAAGTAAAGTACATGAAGAGAAGAGGATAGGAATATGAGTAAAACTCATATTGCCCTGAGGCAAGCTGGTATCCCCActccatgaaatattttttaaatcaccTGTTACATGGCTTCATTAACAAAATTTCTGTCTGAGGAAGACGACTTGCATTCCTAGTAGAAGTGCAGGGTGCAAATCCCTCAGCTAATCAAGAAGAATGAGATTCAGATTTGATTTGCTTGAGCAGCTGATTCAAATTACTTTAGAGCTTTAAAGTATATTGCAAAGCTAATTATAAGAAAGCAAGTTTCTGGCAGCAAAAAAAGCCCGTGCCATTAAAATCAGTACTGACTTCATCAGTGACAATCcacaaattcagatttttagTAAAGACATTCTAGCACAGGACCAACTTGCTCTATAGCCAGCAATTATGAGTTGCAGCTATTTGTAAGCATACTAGGCTGCACATTACTTTCAAATTATGTCACTTCCCAGCTTTAGCCTAAAGATTCTCTCTCTGAGAACTATCTTTTAGTTCCTTTAATTACTCTttagagaattttatttttatttagacaACACTGCACCACTGGAAAGTTGCCTAACTAACTGACTAGAAAACAGAGAACCCAGGGAAGACACCCAGATTTCCACATCCATCCACAATATCTAATCACAATTGTATTTGGACTTCATGAAAATACAGGACATTTTAAAATGATGTAGAGCTCTACAAGAGCGTGCTGGAAATTGCAGATGGTTGCCTTCTCCCAGCTGTTCAGGAGGGGTtgtttaaggtttttttttccctgcaccaATCTCTCTGATTTTAAGGCAGTTTTTGAAGGTTCACTTAAATCAATCATCTTGAGCCTTCTTGTTGACTAGGGCAGTTTGGCCTATTGTGTGTTTACTCATTGATTGGAGAATTTACATCCATCAGAAGTGTTGGGGAAATTCTACTTGTAAGCTGTTCAGCAGTGGTGAGTTGTGATCAAGGGCTGATCTGGCATGGAGAGCACTGCGGGGTTAAACTGCTGGAAGCAGGAATGTTAGGACACATTGCAAGTGAGTGAAGTTTCCAGGTGATGAGAGAACAAACAGCCTCAGCATTGTCTTGTAGCCATTCTGGAATGGGAACTGCTCAGGGGCCACCtttgggcagcagagcaggctgggggATGGACCACAGCTGGCTGAAGTGCCCTATGCTCTCAGGACTGCTGCTGCAAGTACAAAGGTGCACAAGGAATCTGCTCATGATGCCTTTTTGTAGACTCCATGTAGAACCAGGACTGTACCCAATGCattgttcattttatttttcttttttatttaagcacagaaatattttttaattcaccTTGAGGAATACCACAAAAGTTCCCCAATAAGCagtcacagtatttttttcttaagagtCATGAGCTCTCTTGCAGATTTTTTGAATGCTTCCTACAGAATTTTGCTCTAAAGGCAATCTTTGAAATTCTTCTCAGGGAAGTGAATGAGGTGGTAATTTCACAGGTTGGCTTAAACCAGTGCTAACAAGAAGGCATGCTGCTGGTAAATGCCCTCTCAATGTTAGCatgcagagctgggaagtgAGGCAGGGGCAGTTGCTCTTTTCGCAGCAGCATGGTCTTAAATCAGCCCGAGGTAGCCATGAGACTCTATGTAGCTCAAAGAGCTAGTGTATTAGTTTTCTTGCAGCATTctgttaaaacagaaaagaacgGAGGTCTTAGAGGTTTAGTCCCCTGTTTGATCTTCACTGTTCTGTCTCATTCCTGAAACAACATCCTAAAATGTGAGCAATAAATGTATTATTGGGT
Protein-coding sequences here:
- the TCTN3 gene encoding tectonic-3 isoform X3, translating into MLQTSFLILVDMICCSVCSWMTAGDPILIYFDSSSILSMLRQPVKMGPSGLCVDENPAGFLDSKSTSCTRIFAHLSKSCVTDPALDAASYYRDFTVLKVPINDTIMQSMKVNVTAVSPPGAPYMKDNTCINVVSEVIYDIEYSGTSGIQSVSVQFKVSNISGNSRSSLQQHFTMHFWTRTLSHMLPRSGNPGYITGAPLLIASSGVMKHMSILRSESDGSCSRFLRHTVQFGRNMRTGCKISLSPILEDSNCSYMQQKLYEAFQGMNRAGDFAVTGSAHSTQAEEWMTILIQNCSVQAVNCTSCCMVPVTLEIQILWTRVGLLSNPQAQILGARHFYQCHPLKFLNMSMVPVSTVVTFTDMTDWPEPPRDQPQKHWKLPFDIFFPFKVALNVERSYRDDLAGYLLLILIISSIFCF
- the TCTN3 gene encoding tectonic-3 isoform X4, giving the protein MLRQPVKMGPSGLCVDENPAGFLDSKSTSCTRIFAHLSKSCVTDPALDAASYYRDFTVLKVPINDTIMQSMKVNVTAVSPPGAPYMKDNTCINVVSEVIYDIEYSGTSGIQSVSVQFKVSNISGNSRSSLQQHFTMHFWTRTLSHMLPRSGNPGYITGAPLLIASSGVMKHMSILRSESDGSCSRFLRHTVQFGRNMRTGCKISLSPILEDSNCSYMQQKLYEAFQGMNRAGDFAVTGSAHSTQAEEWMTILIQNCSVQAVNCTSCCMVPVTLEIQILWTRVGLLSNPQAQILGARHFYQCHPLKFLNMSMVPVSTVVTFTDMTDWPEPPRDQPQKHWKLPFDIFFPFKVALNVERSYRDDLAGYLLLILIISSIFCF
- the TCTN3 gene encoding tectonic-3 isoform X2 — translated: MGGSRAVLPLPLLPLPLLLPLPLLLLLPLPPPALGPAGASRRSGGSRSVSQMCVEKSLIFRSNIPYATNIVSDPGGHDLLFCVQLDDRFLDSKSTSCTRIFAHLSKSCVTDPALDAASYYRDFTVLKVPINDTIMQSMKVNVTAVSPPGAPYMKDNTCINVVSEVIYDIEYSGTSGIQSVSVQFKVSNISGNSRSSLQQHFTMHFWTRTLSHMLPRSGNPGYITGAPLLIASSGVMKHMSILRSESDGSCSRFLRHTVQFGRNMRTGCKISLSPILEDSNCSYMQQKLYEAFQGMNRAGDFAVTGSAHSTQAEEWMTILIQNCSVQAVNCTSCCMVPVTLEIQILWTRVGLLSNPQAQILGARHFYQCHPLKFLNMSMVPVSTVVTFTDMTDWPEPPRDQPQKHWKLPFDIFFPFKVALNVERSYRDDLAGYLLLILIISSIFCF